The Tachyglossus aculeatus isolate mTacAcu1 chromosome 4, mTacAcu1.pri, whole genome shotgun sequence genome contains a region encoding:
- the S1PR1 gene encoding sphingosine 1-phosphate receptor 1, whose amino-acid sequence MGSPSAPSPKPGAVPDYINYDIIVRHYNYTGKLKPSDESRLKLTSVLFIVICCFIILENIFVLLTIWKTKKFHRPMYYFIGNLALSDLLAGVAYMANLLLSGATTYTLTPAQWFLREGSMFVALSASVFSLLAIAIERYITMFKMKLHNGSNGIRSFLLISGCWVVSLVLGGLPIMGWNCINELQSCSTVLPLYHKHYILFCTTVFTLLLLSIVILYCLIYSLVKTRSRRLTFRKNASKASRSSEKSLALLKTVIIVLSAFIACWAPLFILLLLDVGCKVKTCSILFKAEYFLVLAVLNSATNPIIYTLTNKEMRRAFTRIICCCKCPPTDSGGKVKWPIIGGMEVSRSKSDNSSHPQKDEGDCPETIMSSGNVNSSS is encoded by the coding sequence ATGGGGTCCCCCAGCGCCCCTTCCCCGAAGCCTGGCGCCGTCCCCGACTACATCAACTACGACATCATCGTCCGGCATTACAACTACACGGGGAAGCTGAAGCCCAGCGACGAGAGCCGGCTGAAGCTGACCTCCGTCCTGTTCATCGTCATCTGCTGCTTCATCATCCTGGAGAACATCTTCGTCCTGCTGACCATCTGGAAGACCAAGAAGTTCCACCGGCCCATGTACTACTTCATCGGCAACCTGGCCCTGTCGGACCTGCTGGCCGGCGTGGCCTACATGGCCAACCTCCTGCTGTCCGGCGCCACCACCTACACGCTGACCCCGGCCCAGTGGTTCCTCCGGGAGGGCAGCATGTTCGTGGCCCTGTCCGCCTCGGTGTTCAGCTTGCTGGCCATCGCCATCGAGCGCTACATCACCATGTTCAAGATGAAGCTGCACAACGGCAGCAACGGCATCCGCTCCTTCCTCCTCATCAGCGGCTGCTGGGTGGTCTCGCTGGTCCTGGGCGGGCTGCCCATCATGGGCTGGAACTGCATCAACGAGCTGCAGAGCTGCTCCACCGTGCTGCCCCTCTACCACAAGCACTATATCCTCTTCTGCACCACCGTATTCACCCTGCTCCTGCTGTCCATCGTCATCCTCTACTGCCTCATCTACTCCCTGGTCAAGACGCGCAGCCGCCGGCTCACCTTCCGCAAGAACGCGTCCAAGGCCAGCCGGAGCTCGGAGAAGTCACTGGCCCTGCTCAAGACGGTCATCATCGTCCTGAGCGCCTTCATCGCCTGCTGGgcccccctcttcatcctcctcctcctggacgtGGGCTGCAAGGTCAAGACCTGCTCCATCCTCTTCAAGGCGGAGTATTTCCTGGTGCTGGCCGTGCTCAACTCGGCCACCAATCCCATCATCTACACGCTGACCAACAAGGAGATGCGTCGGGCCTTCACGCGGATTATATGCTGCTGCAAGTGCCCGCCCACGGACTCCGGGGGCAAGGTCAAGTGGCCCATCATCGGCGGGATGGAGGTCAGCCGCAGCAAGTCCGAcaactcctcccacccccagaagGACGAGGGCGACTGCCCAGAGACCATCATGTCCTCCGGGAATGTCAATTCCTCTTCCTAA